A region of Oncorhynchus masou masou isolate Uvic2021 chromosome 29, UVic_Omas_1.1, whole genome shotgun sequence DNA encodes the following proteins:
- the LOC135520031 gene encoding sal-like protein 3, with translation MSRRKQAKPQHLKSDEDSTIAGVVSENATGEVLDDADSGNESRSGSEETHVCEKCCAEFFKWSDFCEHLTSCIKNPLVLIVNENETEPSREYPAEPSPSPSCRSDQADSEDAGEGSSHSPGEDDEGAEIALEGSSALDKEDEPMELSLEKPVDLEESDTSPQPDGALPQLCDPAPSSVKSYSMPSTNVTLETLHSTSVAVAQFSQSVHAAVAGSGVSPLAIPMILDQLMALQQQQIHQLQLIEQIRSQVALMQRQPSVTQPTQNHHRHHHNTVAGSQGPSSSSLPAVPSQLQQLHNFITPPVHQLPIRLPSPLNSLGSSSSLTSAIDGPLFSHTQQSSNQQSNVSMPNTTSANSSFPPSSGNVLSSLLPPCMASITHSSSSGAESTGGGGMSSSSTALPRNSSSPLSLGHSSLLSTSPSNLPLIPHSSSSSVIFPNPLASIAATANALDPLSALMRHRKGKPPNVSVFDTKPSSEDPFFKHKCRFCAKVFGSDSALQIHLRSHTGERPFKCNICGNRFSTKGNLKVHFQRHKEKYPHVQMNPYPVPEYLDNVPTSSGIPYGMSFPPEKPVTTWLDSKPVLPTVPTSVGLQFPTTLPSMMGGYGDSPSLTPLSRSPQRPSPPSSECASRSPNLFTEAGMITTSQSPQPNLGGDMPPILKPEGIHLPPNLPTSRPGENTTTTTTVTQVVLATTVTATTSTNSYTEPIIAPSSVSHPILPMISDQFKAKFPFGGLLDSMQTSETSKLQQLVENIDKKMTDPNQCVICHRVLSCQSALKMHYRIHTGERPFKCKVCGRAFTTKGNLKTHFGVHRSKPPLRVQHSCPICQKKFTNAVVLQQHIRMHMGGQIPNTPLPESLQEMDTDLSFDEKSLDAMSNYDDELLDEMEAAMEDEAELKEGEMMMDPSKPLHPYSGMSPGRSPPTSVISSIAALENQMKMIDSSVNMSRSFGLKPMQNGGGFGGENNFFNNDSLYASGDLEGQSIGSPALSESSGSMQPLSPAHSHPESHRSKSPATLNHSSSTAAEGQENNGMATVKSEKSDTPSPAPVSEGNVALDLTASITQPSRHFIKEENHFNMMFLGRDRGLSNSSLLNTASNMIKMEMNGHRHRKPMSLNDGPYMPVGIQVPASAPQTNMSPSITPMLAPPTPRRTPKQHNCHNCGKNFSSASALQIHERTHTGEKPFGCSICGRAFTTKGNLKVHMGTHMWNNAPARRGRRLSVENPMALLGGDAMKFSEMFQKDLAARAMNVDPGFWNQYAAAITNGLAMKNNEISVIQNGGIPQLPVSLGGGGMTSLRAMSGGMDHMNRVNASSSPPMTGMDKTGLEVGARRPFARFMEENKEIGIN, from the exons CCACAGGAGAAGTGCTGGATGACGCAGACAGTGGGAATGAGAGCCGCAGTGGGAGTGAGGAGACCCATGTGTGTGAAAAGTGTTGTGCCGAGTTCTTCAAGTGGTCTGATTTCTGTGAACACCTGACGAGCTGCATCAAGAACCCCCTGGTGCTCATAGTAAACGAAAACGAGACTGAACCCTCCCGGGAGTATCCTGCAGAGCCATCGCCCTCGCCAAGCTGTCGTAGTGACCAAGCCGACAGCGAGGACGCTGGAGAGGGCAGCAGCCACAGCCCGGGTGAGGACGATGAGGGCGCAGAGATAGCCCTGGAGGGGAGCAGTGCCCTGGACAAGGAGGACGAGCCCATGGAGCTGTCTCTTGAGAAACCTGTGGACCTCGAAGAGAGTGACACCTCCCCACAGCCAGATGGTGCTCTACCTCAGCTTTGCGATCCTGCCCCATCCTCTGTGAAGAGCTACAGCATGCCGAGCACCAATGTCACCCTGGAGACGCTACACAGCACCAGCGTGGCAGTAGCTCAGTTCTCCCAGAGTGTCCATGCCGCGGTGGCCGGTAGCGGGGTCTCCCCATTGGCCATCCCCATGATCCTGGACCAGCTGATGGCGCTGCAGCAGCAACAGATCCACCAACTCCAACTGATCGAACAGATCCGCAGTCAGGTGGCATTGATGCAAAGGCAGCCCTCCGTCACCCAGCCAACCCAGAACCATCACCGCCACCACCACAACACAGTTGCTGGCTCCCAAGGGCCGTCATCCTCCAGCCTCCCTGCCGTGCCGAGCCAACTCCAGCAGTTACACAACTTCATCACTCCCCCTGTCCACCAGCTACCCATCAGGTTGCCCTCACCGCTAAACAGCCtgggctcctcctcctccctcacctctgcTATAGATGGGCCCCTCTTCTCCCATACCCAGCAGAGTAGCAATCAGCAGTCAAATGTTTCGATGCCCAACACCACCTCAGCAAactcctctttccctccatccagTGGTAATGTGctgtcatctctactgcctcccTGCATGGCTTCAAtcacacacagcagcagcagtggaGCTGAATCCACAGGTGGAGGAggcatgagcagcagcagtacagcTCTGCCAAGGAATTCCAGCAGCCCCCTTTCACTAGGCCACAGCAGCCTCCTGAGCACCAGTCCCTCCAATCTACCGCTGATACCTCACAGTTCATCTAGCAGTGTCATCTTCCCAAACCCGCTAGCCAGTATAGCTGCCACGGCCAATGCACTTGACCCACTCTCCGCTCTGATGAGGCACCGCAAGGGAAAGCCCCCCAACGTGTCTGTCTTTGACACCAAGCCCAGCTCCGAGGACCCCTTCTTCAAGCATAAGTGTAGGTTCTGTGCCAAGGTGTTTGGCAGTGACAGTGCCCTGCAGATCCACCTGCGCTCTCACACCGGCGAACGGCCCTTCAAGTGCAACATCTGCGGAAACCGGTTCTCCACCAAGGGCAATCTGAAGGTCCACTTCCAGAGGCACAAGGAGAAGTACCCGCACGTCCAGATGAACCCTTATCCCGTGCCAGAATACCTGGATAACGTGCCGACCAGCTCAGGCATACCGTATGGTATGTCCTTCCCCCCAGAAAAGCCGGTGACCACCTGGCTGGACAGCAAACCTGTTCTCCCCACAGTCCCCACCTCAGTCGGGCTCCAGTTCCCCACAACTCTCCCCAGCATGATGGGAGGCTACGGTGATTCCCCGAGCCTCACTCCCCTTAGCAGATCACCCCAGAGGCCCTCCCCACCCTCCAGTGAGTGTGCATCTCGGTCACCTAACCTCTTCACTGAAGCAGGCATGATCACCACCTCACAGTCTCCACAGCCCAACTTAGGGGGTGACATGCCTCCCATTCTTAAACCAGAGGGCATCCACCTGCCCCCAAACCTACCCACTTCCAGGCCTGGTGAGAacacgaccaccaccaccacagttaCTCAAGTGGTCCTCGCCACCACTGTCACCGCGACCACATCCACTAACAGCTATACTGAACCCATCATTGCCCCCTCCTCGGTTTCCCATCCAATCCTTCCCATGATCTCTGATCAGTTCAAGGCCAAGTTTCCGTTTGGCGGCCTCCTGGACTCTATGCAAACGTCTGAGACCTCAAAGCTGCAGCAGCTGGTGGAGAACATCGACAAGAAGATGACCGACCCCAACCAGTGTGTCATCTGTCACCGTGTGCTCAGCTGCCAGAGCGCCCTCAAGATGCACTACCGCATTCACACAGGGGAAAGGCCTTTCAAATGTAAGGTCTGCGGCCGAGCGTTCACCACCAAGGGCAATCTGAAAACACACTTTGGGGTCCATCGTTCCAAGCCCCCTCTCCGGGTCCAACACTCCTGCCCCATCTGCCAGAAGAAGTTCACGAACGCTGTAGTCCTGCAACAGCACATCCGCATGCACATGGGGGGCCAGATCCCCAACACCCCCCTGCCTGAGAGTCTTCAGGAGATGGACACCGACCTCTCCTTTGACGAGAAGAGCTTAGACGCCATGAGCAACTACGATGACGAGCTACTGGATGAGATGGAGGCAGCTATGGAGGACGAAGCAGAGCTGAAAGAAGGAGAGATGATGATGGACCCATCCAAACCTCTCCATCCATATTCAGGAATGTCCCCTGGTCGCTCCCCACCTACCTCTGTCATCTCCAGCATTGCTGCTTTGGAGAACCAGATGAAGATGATCGACTCCTCTGTCAATATGAGTCGCTCGTTCGGGCTGAAGCCCATGCAGAATGGTGGCGGGTTTGGAGGGGAGAATAACTTCTTCAACAATGACTCGCTGTATGCCTCGGGGGACCTGGAAGGCCAGAGTATTGGAAGCCCGGCATTATCTGAGTCCTCAGGGTCCATGCAGCCCCTCTCCCCTGCTCACAGTCACCCTGAGAGTCATCGATCCAAGTCCCCAGCCACACTCAACCATAGCAGCAGCACTGCAGCAGAGGGGCAGGAGAACAACGGGATGGCTACAGTGAAGTCTGAGAAGTCAGACACCCCATCCCCGGCACCTGTGTCTGAAGGTAATGTGGCATTGGACCTGACTGCTAGCATAACCCAGCCTAGCAGGCACTTCATCAAGGAGGAGAACCACTTCAACATGATGTTCCTGGGCAGAGATAGAG gTCTGAGCAACTCTAGCTTGCTAAACACAGCATCCAACATGATCAAAATGGAGATGAATGGGCACAGGCACAGAAAGCCCATGTCCCTGAATGACGGTCCTTACATGCCTGTGGGCATCCAAGTGCCCGCTTCTGCACCCCAGACCAACATGAGCCCCAGTATCACCCCCATGCTGGCACCGCCAACTCCCCGTCGCACCCCCAAGCAGCACAACTGCCACAACTGTGGGAAGAACTTCTCCTCAGCTAGTGCCCTGCAGATCCatgagcgcacacacacaggagagaaaccatttgGCTGCTCGATCTGTGGAAGAGCCTTCACCACTAAAGGCAACCTGAAG GTGCACATGGGCACTCACATGTGGAACAATGCGCCAGCCCGTCGTGGACGCCGTCTCTCCGTGGAGAACCCCATGGCCTTGCTGGGCGGGGACGCCATGAAGTTTAGCGAGATGTTTCAGAAGGACTTGGCGGCGAGGGCCATGAACGTAGACCCTGGCTTCTGGAACCAGTATGCTGCCGCCATCACCAACGGCCTGGCCATGAAGAACAACGAGATCTCCGTCATCCAGAATGGAGGCATCCCCCAGTTGCCCGTCAGCCTGGGTGGAGGAGGTATGACCTCGCTAAGGGCCATGTCTGGAGGTATGGACCATATGAACCGGGTGAATGCCAGCAGCAGTCCTCCCATGACTGGGATGGATAAGACAGGTCTGGAGGTTGGGGCTAGACGCCCCTTCGCTCGATTTATGGAGGAAAATAAAGAGATTGGGATCAATTAA